The following proteins are encoded in a genomic region of Sebastes fasciatus isolate fSebFas1 chromosome 12, fSebFas1.pri, whole genome shotgun sequence:
- the LOC141778411 gene encoding uncharacterized protein LOC141778411 isoform X2, which produces MHYSFIVTNWGWILRMLLYFMVSGTRSLVTVHQPPALTAALGHDVIMPCHLNLSPDEKMKTPPILYWSQTQNKTGNLWTPSKEYVGRVDLLDNNPNTSNKSILLKNVQWADSGKYLCKLSVTLQRKKSFRSKGNETLLKVYDTMIFNLTGHNDSLLRCEVNVTRDPAFVLFIFHNGWKLQPVDSAPGDAGADLPYVTLSESISPQNDGEYECQLHLDGDLITKSIFHYQPPVAEDGGDAEKNVSLSEPGVVVFPEPWLLYAALLLVPITVLLSVLTALMMYRCGVCLLEQKA; this is translated from the exons GTACTCGCTCTCTGGTCACAGTCCACCAGCCTCCTGCGCTGACCGCTGCTCTGGgtcatgatgtcataatgccgTGTCATCTCAATCTTTCCCCTGATGAGAAAATGAAGACCCCACCGATTCTGTATTGGTCccaaacacagaacaaaactGGAAATCTGTGGACGCCCTCTAAGGAATATGTTGGACGTGTTGACCTTCTGGACAACAATCCAAACACCTCAAACAAGTCCATACTCCTCAAGAATGTCCAGTGGGCCGACAGCGGGAAGTACCTGTGCAAACTCTCTGTCACCctgcagaggaaaaaaagtttCCGGAGCAAAGGAAATGAAACTTTACTGAAGGTTTATG ACACCATGATCTTTAACCTCACCGGTCACAACGACTCTCTGCTCCGCTGTGAAGTGAACGTGACTCGGGATCCCGcgtttgttttgttcatttttcaCAACGGATGGAAACTCCAACCTGTCGACTCTGCTCCGGGAGACGCTGGCGCAGATCTGCCCTACGTCACGCTCTCTGAGTCCATTTCTCCGCAGAACGACGGAGAATACGAGTGTCAGCTGCACCTGGACGGAGATCTGATAACGAAAAGCATCTTCCACTACCAACCGCCCG TGGCTGAAGATGGTGGAGATGCTGAAAAAAACGTTTCGCTCTCCG AGCCAGGTGTGGTGGTGTTTCCAGAGCCGTGGCTCCTGTATGCGGCTCTCCTCCTGGTGCCCATCACTGTCCTGCTGAGCGTCCTAACTGCCCTGATGATGTACAGATGCGGAGTTTGTCTTCTGGAACAAAAAGCTTAG
- the LOC141778411 gene encoding uncharacterized protein LOC141778411 isoform X3, protein MHYSFIVTNWGWILRMLLYFMVSGTRSLVTVHQPPALTAALGHDVIMPCHLNLSPDEKMKTPPILYWSQTQNKTGNLWTPSKEYVGRVDLLDNNPNTSNKSILLKNVQWADSGKYLCKLSVTLQRKKSFRSKGNETLLKVYDTMIFNLTGHNDSLLRCEVNVTRDPAFVLFIFHNGWKLQPVDSAPGDAGADLPYVTLSESISPQNDGEYECQLHLDGDLITKSIFHYQPPGVNTTSTLTSLLWFQHHPSYPYHVFCVSQSQVWWCFQSRGSCMRLSSWCPSLSC, encoded by the exons GTACTCGCTCTCTGGTCACAGTCCACCAGCCTCCTGCGCTGACCGCTGCTCTGGgtcatgatgtcataatgccgTGTCATCTCAATCTTTCCCCTGATGAGAAAATGAAGACCCCACCGATTCTGTATTGGTCccaaacacagaacaaaactGGAAATCTGTGGACGCCCTCTAAGGAATATGTTGGACGTGTTGACCTTCTGGACAACAATCCAAACACCTCAAACAAGTCCATACTCCTCAAGAATGTCCAGTGGGCCGACAGCGGGAAGTACCTGTGCAAACTCTCTGTCACCctgcagaggaaaaaaagtttCCGGAGCAAAGGAAATGAAACTTTACTGAAGGTTTATG ACACCATGATCTTTAACCTCACCGGTCACAACGACTCTCTGCTCCGCTGTGAAGTGAACGTGACTCGGGATCCCGcgtttgttttgttcatttttcaCAACGGATGGAAACTCCAACCTGTCGACTCTGCTCCGGGAGACGCTGGCGCAGATCTGCCCTACGTCACGCTCTCTGAGTCCATTTCTCCGCAGAACGACGGAGAATACGAGTGTCAGCTGCACCTGGACGGAGATCTGATAACGAAAAGCATCTTCCACTACCAACCGCCCG GCGTCAACACAACATCAACTCTGACATCACTGCTGTGGTTCCAGCATCATCCCAGTTATCCTTATCA tgttttttgtgtttctcaGAGCCAGGTGTGGTGGTGTTTCCAGAGCCGTGGCTCCTGTATGCGGCTCTCCTCCTGGTGCCCATCACTGTCCTGCTGA
- the LOC141778411 gene encoding uncharacterized protein LOC141778411 isoform X1 yields MHYSFIVTNWGWILRMLLYFMVSGTRSLVTVHQPPALTAALGHDVIMPCHLNLSPDEKMKTPPILYWSQTQNKTGNLWTPSKEYVGRVDLLDNNPNTSNKSILLKNVQWADSGKYLCKLSVTLQRKKSFRSKGNETLLKVYDTMIFNLTGHNDSLLRCEVNVTRDPAFVLFIFHNGWKLQPVDSAPGDAGADLPYVTLSESISPQNDGEYECQLHLDGDLITKSIFHYQPPGVNTTSTLTSLLWFQHHPSYPYKNVSLSEPGVVVFPEPWLLYAALLLVPITVLLSVLTALMMYRCGVCLLEQKA; encoded by the exons GTACTCGCTCTCTGGTCACAGTCCACCAGCCTCCTGCGCTGACCGCTGCTCTGGgtcatgatgtcataatgccgTGTCATCTCAATCTTTCCCCTGATGAGAAAATGAAGACCCCACCGATTCTGTATTGGTCccaaacacagaacaaaactGGAAATCTGTGGACGCCCTCTAAGGAATATGTTGGACGTGTTGACCTTCTGGACAACAATCCAAACACCTCAAACAAGTCCATACTCCTCAAGAATGTCCAGTGGGCCGACAGCGGGAAGTACCTGTGCAAACTCTCTGTCACCctgcagaggaaaaaaagtttCCGGAGCAAAGGAAATGAAACTTTACTGAAGGTTTATG ACACCATGATCTTTAACCTCACCGGTCACAACGACTCTCTGCTCCGCTGTGAAGTGAACGTGACTCGGGATCCCGcgtttgttttgttcatttttcaCAACGGATGGAAACTCCAACCTGTCGACTCTGCTCCGGGAGACGCTGGCGCAGATCTGCCCTACGTCACGCTCTCTGAGTCCATTTCTCCGCAGAACGACGGAGAATACGAGTGTCAGCTGCACCTGGACGGAGATCTGATAACGAAAAGCATCTTCCACTACCAACCGCCCG GCGTCAACACAACATCAACTCTGACATCACTGCTGTGGTTCCAGCATCATCCCAGTTATCCTTAT AAAAACGTTTCGCTCTCCG AGCCAGGTGTGGTGGTGTTTCCAGAGCCGTGGCTCCTGTATGCGGCTCTCCTCCTGGTGCCCATCACTGTCCTGCTGAGCGTCCTAACTGCCCTGATGATGTACAGATGCGGAGTTTGTCTTCTGGAACAAAAAGCTTAG
- the LOC141778411 gene encoding uncharacterized protein LOC141778411 isoform X4, which translates to MHYSFIVTNWGWILRMLLYFMVSGTRSLVTVHQPPALTAALGHDVIMPCHLNLSPDEKMKTPPILYWSQTQNKTGNLWTPSKEYVGRVDLLDNNPNTSNKSILLKNVQWADSGKYLCKLSVTLQRKKSFRSKGNETLLKVYDTMIFNLTGHNDSLLRCEVNVTRDPAFVLFIFHNGWKLQPVDSAPGDAGADLPYVTLSESISPQNDGEYECQLHLDGDLITKSIFHYQPPEPGVVVFPEPWLLYAALLLVPITVLLSVLTALMMYRCGVCLLEQKA; encoded by the exons GTACTCGCTCTCTGGTCACAGTCCACCAGCCTCCTGCGCTGACCGCTGCTCTGGgtcatgatgtcataatgccgTGTCATCTCAATCTTTCCCCTGATGAGAAAATGAAGACCCCACCGATTCTGTATTGGTCccaaacacagaacaaaactGGAAATCTGTGGACGCCCTCTAAGGAATATGTTGGACGTGTTGACCTTCTGGACAACAATCCAAACACCTCAAACAAGTCCATACTCCTCAAGAATGTCCAGTGGGCCGACAGCGGGAAGTACCTGTGCAAACTCTCTGTCACCctgcagaggaaaaaaagtttCCGGAGCAAAGGAAATGAAACTTTACTGAAGGTTTATG ACACCATGATCTTTAACCTCACCGGTCACAACGACTCTCTGCTCCGCTGTGAAGTGAACGTGACTCGGGATCCCGcgtttgttttgttcatttttcaCAACGGATGGAAACTCCAACCTGTCGACTCTGCTCCGGGAGACGCTGGCGCAGATCTGCCCTACGTCACGCTCTCTGAGTCCATTTCTCCGCAGAACGACGGAGAATACGAGTGTCAGCTGCACCTGGACGGAGATCTGATAACGAAAAGCATCTTCCACTACCAACCGCCCG AGCCAGGTGTGGTGGTGTTTCCAGAGCCGTGGCTCCTGTATGCGGCTCTCCTCCTGGTGCCCATCACTGTCCTGCTGAGCGTCCTAACTGCCCTGATGATGTACAGATGCGGAGTTTGTCTTCTGGAACAAAAAGCTTAG
- the LOC141778411 gene encoding uncharacterized protein LOC141778411 isoform X5, giving the protein MPCHLNLSPDEKMKTPPILYWSQTQNKTGNLWTPSKEYVGRVDLLDNNPNTSNKSILLKNVQWADSGKYLCKLSVTLQRKKSFRSKGNETLLKVYDTMIFNLTGHNDSLLRCEVNVTRDPAFVLFIFHNGWKLQPVDSAPGDAGADLPYVTLSESISPQNDGEYECQLHLDGDLITKSIFHYQPPGVNTTSTLTSLLWFQHHPSYPYKNVSLSEPGVVVFPEPWLLYAALLLVPITVLLSVLTALMMYRCGVCLLEQKA; this is encoded by the exons atgccgTGTCATCTCAATCTTTCCCCTGATGAGAAAATGAAGACCCCACCGATTCTGTATTGGTCccaaacacagaacaaaactGGAAATCTGTGGACGCCCTCTAAGGAATATGTTGGACGTGTTGACCTTCTGGACAACAATCCAAACACCTCAAACAAGTCCATACTCCTCAAGAATGTCCAGTGGGCCGACAGCGGGAAGTACCTGTGCAAACTCTCTGTCACCctgcagaggaaaaaaagtttCCGGAGCAAAGGAAATGAAACTTTACTGAAGGTTTATG ACACCATGATCTTTAACCTCACCGGTCACAACGACTCTCTGCTCCGCTGTGAAGTGAACGTGACTCGGGATCCCGcgtttgttttgttcatttttcaCAACGGATGGAAACTCCAACCTGTCGACTCTGCTCCGGGAGACGCTGGCGCAGATCTGCCCTACGTCACGCTCTCTGAGTCCATTTCTCCGCAGAACGACGGAGAATACGAGTGTCAGCTGCACCTGGACGGAGATCTGATAACGAAAAGCATCTTCCACTACCAACCGCCCG GCGTCAACACAACATCAACTCTGACATCACTGCTGTGGTTCCAGCATCATCCCAGTTATCCTTAT AAAAACGTTTCGCTCTCCG AGCCAGGTGTGGTGGTGTTTCCAGAGCCGTGGCTCCTGTATGCGGCTCTCCTCCTGGTGCCCATCACTGTCCTGCTGAGCGTCCTAACTGCCCTGATGATGTACAGATGCGGAGTTTGTCTTCTGGAACAAAAAGCTTAG